The following proteins come from a genomic window of Maribacter sp. HTCC2170:
- a CDS encoding VOC family protein: MKNAINWFEIPATDYERAKKFYNAMLGIEIADMPMPEGQYGMFPYDNDNNGVGGGLVEMEGVKPSAEGITIYLNGGDDLSAPLGRVGAAGGKVIMPKTDIGENGFMAQFLDTEGNRVALHSWN; this comes from the coding sequence ATGAAAAATGCAATCAACTGGTTCGAGATACCAGCAACAGATTACGAAAGGGCAAAAAAATTCTACAACGCCATGCTTGGAATAGAAATCGCCGATATGCCAATGCCGGAAGGTCAATACGGGATGTTCCCATATGACAATGACAACAATGGTGTTGGTGGTGGATTAGTGGAAATGGAAGGCGTGAAACCATCAGCGGAAGGAATCACCATTTATCTTAATGGTGGCGACGACCTTAGCGCTCCTTTGGGTCGTGTTGGAGCTGCAGGTGGTAAAGTGATTATGCCAAAGACCGATATTGGTGAAAATGGCTTTATGGCCCAATTCCTAGATACAGAGGGTAACAGAGTGGCGCTGCATTCCTGGAATTAA
- a CDS encoding helix-turn-helix transcriptional regulator, with product MSQLSRLISILTLLKSRRILTATELSDKFEISVRTVYRDIQKLIEAGVPVITIEGRGYSLMDGYTVAPVQFTEKQANALITAQHLVKQSNDSSFNNDFEEALTKIKSVFKSSVLEKSELLDDKIHVFNNQYESISSNALSEIQLAITHFNYMEINYRKADDPNITFRRIEPCALFSTYQKWILIAWCHLRKDYRAFRVDRIQHFKILQEQFEDRKFSIQEYFASCPYDL from the coding sequence ATGTCACAACTATCTAGACTCATTAGTATTCTTACCCTATTAAAATCACGACGGATTTTGACGGCCACAGAACTGTCCGATAAGTTTGAAATCAGTGTACGTACGGTTTACCGTGATATCCAAAAATTGATTGAGGCCGGTGTTCCCGTGATTACAATTGAAGGTCGTGGATATTCATTAATGGACGGCTATACAGTAGCTCCCGTACAGTTTACCGAAAAACAGGCCAATGCCCTGATTACTGCCCAACACTTGGTAAAACAGAGTAACGATTCTTCTTTTAACAACGACTTTGAAGAGGCTTTGACGAAGATAAAGTCGGTCTTTAAATCTTCAGTCCTCGAAAAAAGTGAATTGCTCGATGATAAAATACATGTGTTCAATAACCAGTATGAGAGTATTTCGAGCAACGCCCTATCTGAAATCCAATTGGCGATTACCCACTTCAACTATATGGAAATCAATTATCGAAAGGCCGATGATCCCAATATCACCTTTAGAAGAATTGAACCCTGTGCCCTATTCTCTACCTATCAAAAATGGATTTTGATTGCATGGTGCCATCTTCGCAAGGACTATAGAGCCTTTCGGGTGGACCGCATTCAGCATTTTAAAATCCTACAGGAACAATTCGAGGACCGAAAATTCAGTATTCAGGAGTATTTTGCCTCTTGCCCTTATGATTTGTAA
- a CDS encoding alkaline phosphatase PhoX, whose amino-acid sequence MRYILGLFLLCHMGVFAQQDIGDFTSVEPSTQNTDFVIPETHTFQKIIEAGDPLTQGGNLKNRNDFTGYVPINGSSENGYLSINAEAVPGGVSILDINFNTTSKIWQTTFSKAVDFSGVAGTVANCSGTVTPWNTIISCEEYILTTDVNNDGYYDWGWCVEIDPVTKTVIDKRWALGNIQHENVVIHNNHRTVYQGADSNPGYLYKFVADVAQDLSSGALYVYKGSKSGSGNWILLDNTTPAERNSTLTQSANVGATIFNGIEDVEIGPDGWIYFAVKSEATVYRFQDSNPINGTTVPQMETFVGNTSYNITHANGVTSVPWGNGSDNLAFDGEGNLWVLQDLASSNNYIWVVENGHTQASPKVKIFGIPPLGAEPTGITFSPDYRFLFMSIQHPDGSNSSSTQTDAAGNSVAFNKGTSLVIARKEHLGVSYSTWYLDADNDGFAIEPTILSETSPGPGYTTNVLPTTDCDDSDALINPDTIWYLDADNDGFAAETTVTSCTNPGTGYTITVLPTTDCDDSDALINPDTIWYLDADNDGFATETTMTSCTNPGTGYTTTLLPTTDCDDSDALINPDTIWYLDADNDGFAAETTMTSCTNPGTGYTITVLPTTDCDDSDALINPDTIWYLDADNDGFATETTMTSCTNPGTGYTTTLLPTTDCDDSDALINPDTIWYLDADNDGFAAETTMTSCTNPGTGYTMTELPTTDCDDSDAQINSGTIWYLDADNDGFAVETTMTSCTNPGTGYTMTELPTTDCDDSDALINPDTIWYLDADNDGFAVETTMTSCTNLGTGYTMTELPTTDCDDENTLMNPNTIWYLDTDSDGYAEGDPVVSCESPGQDYTMEELPPELDLQGVKVVMFPNPTNGLFSIQFAEEFQQAKVTVVSATEQLVFEELFVNNQEINLDLSNQSSGVYYVHVNIDNSTAYTLQVVRK is encoded by the coding sequence ATGAGATACATTCTTGGTCTTTTCTTATTATGTCACATGGGTGTTTTTGCCCAACAAGATATCGGTGATTTCACATCTGTTGAGCCTTCAACGCAGAACACAGATTTTGTAATTCCTGAGACCCATACATTTCAAAAAATAATAGAAGCAGGGGATCCTTTGACACAAGGAGGCAACTTGAAGAACAGAAACGACTTTACTGGGTACGTACCAATAAATGGAAGTAGTGAAAATGGGTATTTAAGTATCAATGCAGAAGCAGTACCAGGTGGGGTAAGTATTCTGGATATCAACTTTAACACCACCTCAAAAATATGGCAGACCACCTTTTCAAAAGCAGTTGATTTTAGCGGCGTAGCTGGTACGGTAGCGAATTGCTCCGGTACCGTAACCCCATGGAATACGATTATCTCTTGTGAGGAATATATTCTGACTACCGATGTGAACAATGATGGATATTACGATTGGGGATGGTGTGTTGAAATAGACCCGGTCACCAAAACGGTTATTGATAAAAGATGGGCATTGGGAAATATTCAACATGAAAATGTGGTCATTCATAACAATCATAGAACAGTATACCAAGGTGCGGATTCAAATCCTGGGTATTTATACAAATTCGTGGCAGATGTAGCCCAGGATTTGAGCAGTGGCGCCCTTTACGTATACAAAGGATCCAAAAGTGGTTCCGGAAATTGGATACTCCTTGATAATACCACACCCGCAGAAAGAAACAGCACATTGACCCAGAGTGCCAATGTAGGGGCAACAATATTCAATGGTATTGAGGATGTTGAAATTGGACCGGACGGATGGATTTATTTTGCAGTTAAGAGTGAAGCAACAGTATATCGTTTCCAAGATTCAAACCCCATAAACGGAACGACCGTACCTCAAATGGAAACCTTTGTGGGCAACACTAGTTACAATATTACCCATGCGAACGGAGTAACGAGTGTTCCTTGGGGTAATGGTAGCGATAATTTGGCATTTGATGGGGAAGGAAACCTATGGGTGCTTCAAGACCTTGCATCCAGTAACAATTATATATGGGTCGTTGAAAACGGGCACACACAAGCCTCTCCCAAAGTAAAGATTTTTGGTATTCCGCCATTAGGTGCAGAACCTACCGGAATCACCTTTTCTCCCGATTACCGTTTTCTTTTTATGTCGATACAGCATCCAGACGGAAGTAATTCTTCCAGTACTCAAACCGATGCGGCAGGCAATTCTGTAGCATTCAATAAAGGTACTTCATTGGTCATTGCCAGAAAAGAGCATTTGGGGGTTTCATATTCGACCTGGTATCTTGATGCCGATAATGATGGATTCGCTATAGAACCAACGATATTAAGTGAAACAAGTCCAGGACCAGGCTACACAACAAATGTATTACCAACCACTGATTGTGATGATTCAGATGCCCTGATAAACCCTGATACCATTTGGTACCTCGATGCGGACAATGATGGATTTGCAGCGGAAACGACCGTGACCAGTTGCACGAATCCCGGAACAGGATATACAATCACAGTATTACCAACCACTGATTGTGATGATTCAGATGCATTGATAAACCCTGATACGATTTGGTATCTTGATGCTGACAATGATGGATTTGCTACGGAAACAACCATGACCAGTTGCACGAATCCCGGAACAGGATATACAACCACATTATTACCAACTACCGATTGTGATGATTCAGATGCTTTGATAAATCCTGATACAATTTGGTACCTCGATGCGGACAATGATGGATTTGCAGCGGAAACGACCATGACCAGTTGTACGAATCCCGGAACAGGATATACAATCACAGTATTACCAACCACTGATTGTGATGATTCAGATGCATTGATAAACCCTGATACGATTTGGTATCTTGATGCTGACAATGATGGATTTGCTACGGAAACGACCATGACCAGTTGCACGAATCCCGGAACAGGATATACAACCACATTATTACCAACTACCGATTGTGATGATTCAGATGCTTTGATAAATCCTGATACAATTTGGTACCTCGATGCGGACAATGATGGATTTGCAGCGGAAACGACCATGACCAGTTGTACGAATCCCGGAACGGGATATACGATGACCGAACTACCCACCACCGATTGTGATGATTCTGATGCCCAGATAAATTCTGGGACAATCTGGTATCTAGATGCGGACAATGATGGATTTGCTGTGGAAACAACCATGACCAGTTGCACCAATCCAGGAACCGGATATACAATGACAGAATTACCCACCACCGATTGTGATGATTCGGATGCCCTGATCAATCCAGATACGATTTGGTATCTCGATGCCGATAATGATGGATTTGCTGTGGAAACCACCATGACCAGTTGTACCAACCTCGGAACTGGATATACAATGACGGAATTACCCACTACCGATTGTGATGATGAAAACACTTTGATGAATCCAAATACGATTTGGTATCTTGATACAGATTCAGATGGATATGCTGAAGGCGACCCTGTGGTTAGTTGTGAGAGCCCTGGGCAAGATTATACAATGGAAGAGTTACCTCCCGAATTAGACTTACAGGGAGTTAAAGTCGTTATGTTTCCCAATCCCACAAATGGTTTGTTTTCGATTCAGTTCGCTGAAGAATTTCAACAAGCAAAAGTTACGGTGGTGAGCGCAACGGAGCAATTGGTTTTTGAAGAACTTTTCGTTAACAATCAAGAAATCAATCTAGATTTATCAAATCAGAGTTCTGGCGTTTACTATGTACATGTCAACATTGATAACTCTACCGCTTATACTTTACAAGTGGTAAGAAAGTAG
- a CDS encoding PaaI family thioesterase produces MNKPLEYFKTQIGKDATHSPSPLMKWLNPILISAEAGQLEFSYVIREEMTNPVGIIHGGTTAAIIDDAIGAAVFSLGVSHVYTTVSLSVDYFSRAQAGDTIIAQTNVIKKGRQIINAECEVWNADKTRMIAKGHSNLIQTKIEI; encoded by the coding sequence ATGAACAAACCTTTGGAATATTTTAAAACACAGATCGGAAAAGATGCCACCCATTCCCCTTCTCCCCTAATGAAATGGTTAAATCCAATACTAATTAGTGCTGAGGCAGGACAATTGGAATTTTCCTATGTTATTAGAGAAGAAATGACCAATCCTGTTGGGATTATTCATGGGGGCACCACCGCTGCAATTATTGACGATGCCATTGGAGCCGCAGTTTTCTCTTTAGGAGTTTCTCATGTGTACACAACCGTGAGTCTATCGGTGGATTATTTTAGCCGTGCACAGGCCGGTGACACCATAATAGCACAAACCAATGTCATTAAAAAAGGTAGACAGATCATCAATGCCGAATGTGAGGTTTGGAATGCCGACAAAACAAGAATGATTGCCAAAGGACACTCAAACCTCATACAGACCAAAATAGAGATTTAG
- a CDS encoding serine hydrolase: MKKTTILFLFMALAISSIPVFAQSQEQQYDALLKDTYTKDTPGISALVYKNGKVLYRKAFGMANLEYDIPMKPENVFEIGSITKQFTAVSILMLMEQGKLALEDEITKYIPDYPTKGKKITVHHLLNHTSGIKSYTSMRSFIATAATDKTPKELIDVFKNEPMDFDPGEKWLYNNSGYIILGHIIEVISGQSYEEFVTEHIFKPLQMEHSNYGSKSRLIKNRAIGYSPAENGFRNARYLSMTLPYAAGSLMSTVDDMLLWHKAIHNNTLISAKSKALAFTNTKLNNGDATNYGYGWQMNEIVGVPSIEHGGGIFGYVTQGVYVPSENVYVITLTNRDGASPQDATIKMAAIAMGKPYNSSDKNISLSNDELNKWVGNYEFDDKALRTISLEDSQLYSQREGSNKLKIYADSASKFHFDGGLTTYEFKMENGKKVAHFVARINSSKGIETDRKPDTEKEEVSIDTSTYEDYVGSYELVPGFAITITTKDNQLFAQATGQQNFPVFPEAADTFFYKVVSAQLVFERNESGEVINVTLNQNGQSLKGDKK; this comes from the coding sequence ATGAAAAAAACAACCATTCTATTCTTATTCATGGCATTGGCCATAAGCAGTATTCCGGTTTTTGCGCAATCTCAGGAACAGCAGTATGATGCACTTTTAAAAGATACTTACACGAAAGATACACCTGGAATTTCCGCACTGGTATATAAAAACGGAAAGGTTTTATATAGGAAGGCTTTTGGTATGGCGAATTTGGAATATGATATTCCCATGAAACCGGAAAATGTATTTGAAATAGGTTCTATTACCAAACAGTTTACGGCTGTTTCCATTTTAATGTTGATGGAGCAAGGGAAATTGGCATTAGAGGATGAAATCACCAAGTATATTCCTGATTATCCGACTAAAGGAAAAAAGATTACAGTACATCATTTACTAAACCATACCTCGGGTATTAAGAGCTATACCAGTATGCGAAGTTTTATTGCCACGGCAGCTACAGACAAAACACCAAAGGAGTTGATTGATGTGTTCAAGAACGAACCCATGGATTTTGATCCGGGTGAAAAATGGCTCTATAACAATTCGGGCTATATAATATTAGGACACATTATTGAGGTAATCTCAGGGCAATCGTATGAAGAATTTGTTACAGAGCATATTTTTAAGCCACTGCAAATGGAGCATTCTAATTATGGCAGTAAAAGTAGATTGATCAAGAACAGGGCTATTGGTTACTCCCCTGCTGAAAATGGATTTAGAAACGCACGTTATTTAAGTATGACCTTACCTTATGCGGCAGGTTCGCTTATGTCAACGGTAGATGATATGTTGTTATGGCATAAAGCAATACATAATAATACATTGATCTCTGCTAAGTCAAAAGCTCTTGCCTTTACAAATACAAAGTTGAACAATGGGGATGCTACAAATTATGGATATGGATGGCAGATGAATGAAATAGTTGGAGTGCCGAGTATTGAACATGGCGGGGGAATTTTCGGATACGTTACCCAAGGGGTTTATGTTCCCTCTGAGAATGTTTATGTAATAACATTGACCAATCGTGATGGTGCTTCACCGCAGGATGCAACGATAAAAATGGCAGCCATTGCCATGGGAAAACCATATAATTCAAGCGATAAAAATATTTCTCTTTCAAATGATGAACTTAATAAGTGGGTAGGTAATTATGAATTTGATGATAAAGCCTTACGAACCATTTCTTTGGAAGATTCACAATTATATAGCCAACGTGAAGGAAGTAATAAACTAAAGATATATGCGGATTCGGCAAGCAAGTTCCATTTTGATGGCGGACTCACTACTTACGAGTTCAAGATGGAAAATGGTAAGAAAGTAGCACATTTTGTGGCCCGTATCAATTCGTCGAAAGGCATTGAAACAGACAGAAAACCAGACACAGAGAAAGAGGAGGTTAGTATAGATACTTCTACATATGAAGATTACGTAGGTAGCTATGAATTGGTGCCAGGATTCGCAATCACTATCACTACCAAAGACAATCAGTTATTTGCACAAGCTACAGGGCAACAGAACTTTCCTGTTTTTCCAGAGGCAGCTGATACCTTCTTTTATAAGGTAGTTTCTGCACAATTGGTTTTTGAACGAAATGAATCAGGTGAGGTTATTAATGTAACCTTGAATCAAAATGGGCAATCTTTGAAAGGAGATAAGAAATAA
- a CDS encoding sensor histidine kinase → MLEPKDHINEKERLASLESYSILDTLPEEDYDNLTAIAAEICGTPISLVSLLDNKRQWFKSRHGLGVSETPKEYAFCAHAINEEDDIFIVQDSRTDERFHDNPLVIGEPRVIFYAGISLYSDTGLPLGTLCVIDHKPKLLSQSQIKSLKALSNQVINLLKLRKSNILLKKSVEELENKNIELERFAYIAAHDLKSPLNTINTTAELFTECYSSKFDEDGKKMLGFIKSSTNKLKGLIDGLLDYSKSESVLKEEVTDIEIPKLKDDINGLFSHDNALNLEIKTNLRKINTNRTALNQILINLVSNAIKYNDKTVVKIQIEIEKKHGYYEFVVKDNGPGIASENQDKIFQIFKILGPADKFGNCGNGIGLATVKRIIEKMGGKIHLDSVLGEGCEFHFTLKTNEPQMETMHMA, encoded by the coding sequence ATGTTAGAACCTAAAGATCATATTAACGAAAAAGAACGTTTGGCATCCCTAGAATCTTATTCTATTCTAGATACACTGCCTGAAGAAGATTACGACAATTTAACAGCTATTGCGGCGGAAATTTGCGGAACTCCAATTAGTTTGGTTAGCTTATTGGATAACAAAAGACAGTGGTTCAAATCCCGTCATGGGCTGGGCGTTTCTGAAACCCCAAAAGAATATGCATTCTGTGCGCATGCAATCAATGAAGAAGATGACATTTTCATAGTTCAAGATTCAAGAACAGATGAGCGATTTCATGATAATCCTTTAGTGATAGGCGAACCAAGAGTTATTTTTTATGCAGGTATCTCACTCTACTCAGATACTGGTCTTCCTCTTGGAACATTATGTGTAATTGACCACAAACCAAAGTTGCTTAGTCAAAGTCAAATCAAATCACTTAAAGCCTTATCAAATCAAGTTATCAACCTTTTAAAACTAAGAAAGAGTAATATACTATTGAAAAAGTCGGTTGAAGAACTGGAAAACAAAAACATTGAATTAGAACGATTTGCCTATATCGCGGCCCATGATTTAAAATCGCCCTTGAATACCATAAACACAACCGCAGAGCTATTCACTGAATGCTATTCCTCAAAATTTGATGAAGATGGTAAAAAAATGTTGGGATTTATTAAATCCTCCACGAACAAATTAAAAGGACTGATAGATGGTCTTCTTGATTATAGCAAAAGTGAATCGGTATTAAAAGAAGAAGTTACTGATATTGAAATCCCCAAGCTTAAGGATGACATCAATGGTCTCTTTTCACATGACAACGCGCTGAATTTGGAAATAAAAACCAATCTTAGAAAAATCAATACTAACCGAACGGCTTTGAATCAAATATTGATTAACCTAGTTTCCAATGCAATCAAGTATAATGATAAGACAGTAGTTAAAATACAAATTGAAATTGAAAAGAAACACGGTTATTATGAATTTGTAGTAAAAGATAATGGTCCCGGCATAGCAAGTGAAAATCAAGATAAAATATTTCAGATATTCAAAATCTTGGGTCCAGCTGATAAATTTGGAAATTGTGGGAACGGAATCGGTCTGGCGACTGTTAAGAGAATAATAGAAAAAATGGGAGGTAAAATTCACCTCGACTCAGTCCTAGGAGAAGGCTGTGAGTTCCATTTTACTCTTAAAACCAATGAACCCCAAATGGAAACAATGCATATGGCCTAA